One part of the Bacteroidia bacterium genome encodes these proteins:
- the pth gene encoding aminoacyl-tRNA hydrolase: MSNTFVIVGLGNIGEEYTCTRHNVGFMAVDKLAQQKEAQFVLNRYAYTTEITYKGRLFILVKPTTYMNLSGKAVNYYVQQAKIPLSNLLIITDDISLPVGKIRIRKKGSDGGHNGLKHIQATLGTEEYPRVRIGIGKNFSKGKQAEYVLSPFENEEIPAIQKALDLMPEIILNFGLLDIDKLMSLYNK, encoded by the coding sequence ATGTCTAATACTTTTGTTATCGTAGGTCTTGGAAATATTGGGGAAGAATACACATGCACACGCCATAACGTAGGTTTTATGGCAGTAGATAAACTAGCACAGCAAAAAGAAGCCCAATTTGTTCTAAATAGATATGCTTATACCACTGAAATTACGTACAAAGGCCGCTTATTTATTTTAGTTAAGCCCACTACTTACATGAATTTAAGTGGTAAAGCAGTTAATTACTATGTTCAACAAGCTAAAATCCCTCTATCTAATCTCTTAATTATTACAGACGATATTTCTTTGCCCGTAGGTAAAATACGCATCCGCAAAAAGGGCAGCGATGGCGGACATAACGGTCTGAAACATATACAAGCTACATTAGGTACGGAAGAGTATCCAAGAGTACGCATAGGCATCGGAAAAAATTTCTCCAAAGGAAAACAAGCCGAATACGTACTTAGCCCCTTTGAGAACGAAGAGATACCAGCTATCCAAAAAGCACTGGACCTTATGCCCGAAATAATTTTAAATTTTGGTCTTTTAGATATAGACAAACTGATGAGTTTGTACAACAAGTAA
- a CDS encoding lytic transglycosylase domain-containing protein: MGLKKSLSKAVLASAFLIVQVQAAEGPCKVLLPRPNLISTNSYSIQDFIVSETTKYGIDPDFALSHAYLESNFNYKAVSSAGCIGLFQFLPYVAESYCKTAEEKRTWRDDPKVQVVLYCRMMSYLLKKYNGDYDLALLEYGGGPKAVYRYGKSKNLPYLKRIHKHICIKKVKKIVASNLVTN; the protein is encoded by the coding sequence ATGGGACTGAAAAAGAGTTTGAGCAAAGCTGTATTAGCTAGTGCATTTTTGATTGTTCAGGTACAGGCTGCGGAAGGACCTTGTAAAGTCCTTCTACCTCGCCCAAATTTGATATCAACTAACTCATATTCTATTCAGGATTTTATTGTTTCTGAAACAACTAAATACGGCATAGATCCTGATTTTGCTTTAAGTCATGCTTATCTAGAGAGTAATTTTAATTACAAAGCAGTTTCTTCTGCGGGATGTATAGGTTTATTTCAATTTTTACCTTATGTTGCTGAATCGTATTGCAAAACCGCAGAAGAAAAACGTACTTGGAGAGATGATCCCAAAGTTCAAGTGGTTTTATACTGCCGTATGATGAGCTATCTGCTCAAAAAATATAACGGAGATTACGATTTAGCCTTGCTAGAATATGGCGGAGGTCCCAAAGCGGTGTATCGGTATGGCAAAAGCAAAAATTTGCCTTATTTGAAACGCATCCACAAGCACATTTGTATTAAAAAAGTCAAAAAAATTGTCGCAAGTAATTTGGTAACGAACTGA